CCAAGAGTCCGGATAGACCAGGCAGTGAGGTTTTTCTGGGGACCCATGCTGGTATTATCGATAATAGCCCTGATCCTGGCGGTGCTGGGTTACTAGGTCGCGGAGGCAAGTATGTCGCTGACTTTGAAAGCATTAAAGAAATCACCGTGGGTGTTTCATGTCAATACGGGTGCATGCAACAACTGTGACATTGAAATTCTAGATGCTCTGACTCCAAGGTTCGATGTGGAAAGATTCGGCATCGTACTTGTCGGAAGCATAAGGCATGCTGATGTTCTTTTGATCAGCGGCCCGGTCTCGAGAAATATTCTTCCGAGATTGAAGCGTCTTTATGACGCGGCGCCTAAACCGATCAAGGTGATCGTCGTAGGGGCATGTGGTTGCACGTGTGGGATCTTTAAGGACGGGTACAACATTATCGGCCCGGTCGACAAGCACATCCCCGTGGATGCGTATGTGCCGGGATGTCCGCCGAAGCCTGAAACGCTGATTGCGGGAGTGGTGAAAGTACTCAGTACGCTGTAGACAGGATAACAGGGCGGCCCATCGCCAGAGAGAGCGCAGAATGCAGAAAGAAGAACTGAAAAAGAAAATAGCCGAAAAGTTCGGAGAAAAGGTCACAA
The genomic region above belongs to Candidatus Latescibacterota bacterium and contains:
- a CDS encoding NADH-quinone oxidoreductase subunit B family protein, which codes for MSLTLKALKKSPWVFHVNTGACNNCDIEILDALTPRFDVERFGIVLVGSIRHADVLLISGPVSRNILPRLKRLYDAAPKPIKVIVVGACGCTCGIFKDGYNIIGPVDKHIPVDAYVPGCPPKPETLIAGVVKVLSTL